The nucleotide window AGTTTCTAAAATATGAAAATCATCCCTGTCTCTTAAATTTAAATAATCTTTCAGAGGTTTATTTTTAATAATAGTGGTCACATTTCTGATTTCTTCAATAGTGAACTGAATAAAATCATTTGGAAGTTTAAACTTAGGTTTAGTTAAAGTTTCTTCAATTTCATCGAGTATTTCATTTGAAATATACCCAACAAAAGCTTCATCGATTAAATCTTGTAGAACTAGCTTAGGTTTTCCATTAAATAAAATCGCAGAAATGTAAATGTTTGTATCTAAGAGAACTTTAAGCATTAAGAAGCTTTTCTATTTTTTCTAAAAGCTTTAATTTCTGCAAAAATGTCAGCTTCTGTAAGATTTGATCTTTCTACTGACTTCGTACCGAAATCGAAGATAGCTTGCCACTTAGATTTTTTCTCAATGTAAGTCCTTGCTGCCTCACGAATCAGTTCAGATCTGGATCTATGTTCTCTTTTTGCAATTTTATCAATTTCTTTTAAAAGTGCTTTTTCGAAAGAGATATTTACTGTCTGATTCATAATTTTCCAAGATATACAATATTTGTATATTTGTCAAATTGATATTTTTTTAAATTTCTTGAAAACGCCACACGGATGTGGCGACTCTCCCCCGCAATGTTCGCATAACGAACTAGGCTAATCGACGTTCCTCGTAGCTGAGCCTCTGAAAGAGGCGTTAGCGTCGGCGCGTCTTCTTGCGGAGCGAGAAGCGTGACGGAGAGGAATGTGGCGCAGCCCAAGCGAGGCCGTAAGTGCCGAAGCGCAGCGATTCGCCGCTGTTATGCGCTGAAGCTTACTTAAAAATTAAGCCAAAACCAAATTCATTATATGTTTCGATTTTAGTATCATAATTCTTGAAAACTGAATTCATTATTTGATCTCTGAAAAGATCAGTTTGCGAATAAATTAGAATTTCTTGAATTATATTTTGGTAACTAGATGCTAACGCACTATAGTTTTTTGAAACTTCCCTTTTATTGAAATACATAGAGCCTACGGAGAAGTAAAGGAAATAGTCACCATCAAAGATTAATTTATAACCTAATCCAGGAGAAATATAAAAAGTAGGTTCTAATGAAAATTCTGATTTATTGAAATTAAAAACAGGTTCTGAGTTTTGTTTATTTTCATAGAACATGTATTTAAGTCCTGAAGTTACGTTTGGCAAATATCCAATAGATAAATTTAAAAAGAAAGGTGATTCAAGAATAAAATAATTTAAAAATATTTTTCCTGAATTTTCAGTATTCTTTGTATAAGTTTTGTAACCTGCTATTGGTAATACACCAATTTCATCAAAATTATTTGATTTTGAAAATTGAATAGATCCACCGATTTCAAAAGAACTATTCAACGTGTAAGTTACACTTAGAAATGCGCCAAATAATGAATTAGAGAGATAATTTGTTCCAATGAACGTAGAATATTTTGTTTCAGTTCTAAATCTCTCCTGTTTCTGAACGAAGCTTTCGGGTAATATTGGAAAAGATAAGATTAGAAAAAGAAATATTAACTTAATTAGATTTTTCATTTTGTTTTAAAATATATTTAAGCTTTTGCGCATAACGAACTAGCCTTTCCGAAGTTGTCCGACCCTGAGTCCCGACGGGACGTTAGGGACTGGCACGTAGCTTGCGTATGCGAGCGAGTGACAGAAGGACAATTTGCCGGAGGCCGAGCGAGGCCTTGTGCCGAAGCGTAGCGGGAAGGTGCTGTTATGCGAAGGTCCTATTCGTAATGTGTGATTCCTGCATTTATCATATATTTCATGATTTCCATTGAATTAGAAGAAATGTTCATAATAATTGGTTCTAGCATTTCATATTTTAAATAAGATGAACCAACTAGATGATATTCATTTTCTCCGCGGCCAAAATTCATTATAATATTTTCAGGAATAATTTTTAATTTTTTCTTATAATAAGAAGAGTGAACACTTTTGAGTAAATTATCTACACCAGGATTAAATCGATGAACGAATATATTTCTCAATAAATATAAAATTCTAATCTCATTTCTTGAGAAATTTTTCAATGCTAATTTATAAATACTTTTGATCAAATCTTTATTTAAATTCTCGATTTTTTCAGCCAATCTATTCTTTTTGTTTAGTAATTGAAAAGAGACTGAATTTTCCTTAACACTTTCTTTTCCTGATTTTTTAAATAGTGTTTTGAAAGTTAAATCGTAAAAATGATAAGCTATATAATCTAGAAATATAAAATAATTAATGATTGAAAATTTCAAATTGATATTTCTAGGTTTGTATTTTATGTAGTTGGATAATTTTTCATTTTCAATTTTTTTTGATACAATTTCGGATCCTATTGTATAACCTATAAACATATGAAGTTCTTCATATGAACTTAAAATGTTTCTTGAACCCGAAATGATTAATTCTTTAAGTAAAGATTGCTGAATTCC belongs to Leptospira terpstrae serovar Hualin str. LT 11-33 = ATCC 700639 and includes:
- a CDS encoding putative toxin-antitoxin system toxin component, PIN family, whose translation is MLKVLLDTNIYISAILFNGKPKLVLQDLIDEAFVGYISNEILDEIEETLTKPKFKLPNDFIQFTIEEIRNVTTIIKNKPLKDYLNLRDRDDFHILETAFSANVDFIITGDKDLLTLEKIKSLRIITPDEYLKIKEENS
- a CDS encoding CopG family ribbon-helix-helix protein, translating into MNQTVNISFEKALLKEIDKIAKREHRSRSELIREAARTYIEKKSKWQAIFDFGTKSVERSNLTEADIFAEIKAFRKNRKAS